In Thermanaerothrix sp., a single genomic region encodes these proteins:
- a CDS encoding bacteriocin family protein, whose amino-acid sequence MDVLKRKFAPISDEAWAVLDQQARVVLKENLSARRFVDVLGPMGWDFHGFGTGKLMLPEGQQKGAVQYGIRQFQPMVEARVSFEMSIWDLDDISRGAKDVDLSSLEEAARKIAAFEEKAVYHGMDDGCIEGLIKGAAHSMELSVSKSKDMIMGVAKAVRSMETVVEGPFALVGGEKLFAAVDSFSEPYPMRKNLSELVDRLIYAPSLEGALLVSLKGGHMELTLGQDMSLGYESHDSTTVRLFFTETFAFRILEPRAVTALKLK is encoded by the coding sequence ATGGACGTTCTGAAGAGGAAGTTCGCCCCCATAAGCGATGAGGCCTGGGCGGTTTTGGATCAGCAGGCCCGGGTGGTTTTGAAGGAGAACCTTTCCGCCAGGCGGTTCGTGGACGTTTTAGGCCCCATGGGATGGGACTTCCACGGCTTCGGCACCGGCAAGCTCATGCTCCCGGAGGGTCAGCAGAAGGGGGCGGTGCAGTACGGCATCCGCCAGTTCCAGCCCATGGTGGAGGCCCGGGTGTCCTTTGAGATGAGCATATGGGACCTGGACGACATATCAAGGGGCGCCAAGGACGTGGACCTATCCTCCCTTGAGGAGGCGGCGAGGAAGATCGCCGCCTTTGAGGAGAAGGCGGTGTACCACGGTATGGACGACGGCTGCATAGAGGGGCTCATCAAGGGGGCCGCCCATTCCATGGAGCTGAGCGTGTCCAAGAGCAAGGACATGATAATGGGCGTGGCCAAGGCGGTGAGGTCCATGGAGACGGTGGTGGAGGGCCCCTTCGCCCTGGTGGGAGGGGAGAAGCTCTTCGCCGCCGTGGACTCCTTCTCGGAGCCGTATCCCATGAGGAAGAACCTCTCAGAGCTGGTGGACAGGCTCATCTACGCCCCTTCCCTGGAGGGGGCCCTCCTGGTGTCCCTGAAGGGAGGCCACATGGAGCTAACCCTGGGGCAGGACATGTCCTTGGGATACGAGTCCCACGACTCCACCACCGTGAGGCTCTTCTTCACCGAGACCTTCGCCTTCAGGATACTGGAGCCCCGGGCGGTGACGGCCCTTAAGCTTAAGTAA
- a CDS encoding ferritin-like domain-containing protein, protein MGYFEPAGEMRPEDRDISRALASLREEVEAIDYYHQRASLTADQELKALLLHNRDEEIEHAAMCVEWLRRKLPAMDEALRTYLFTTVPVTQVEEAATGGEGGKLGSEPSGSLGIGKL, encoded by the coding sequence ATGGGATACTTCGAGCCCGCGGGTGAGATGAGGCCAGAGGATCGGGACATATCCAGGGCCCTTGCGAGCCTTAGGGAAGAGGTGGAGGCCATAGACTACTACCATCAGAGGGCGTCCCTTACCGCCGACCAGGAGCTGAAGGCCCTTTTGCTCCACAACCGGGACGAGGAGATAGAGCACGCCGCCATGTGCGTTGAGTGGCTGCGCCGGAAGCTGCCTGCCATGGACGAGGCCCTTAGGACCTACCTATTCACCACCGTTCCGGTGACCCAGGTGGAGGAGGCCGCCACCGGCGGGGAGGGCGGGAAGCTGGGATCGGAACCCTCCGGGTCCCTCGGCATAGGCAAGCTGTAG
- a CDS encoding sensor domain-containing diguanylate cyclase, producing MESVENFMCDFFTRQEVYRIFFKESLVGAVFCSPRGLVLDANTSICGMLGHFRHSVVGRPIGDFLQRGSKRHVIGPLRRLMAGKSRNERVDCRLVKACGSPMEARVFVSKVEDRDGMIRGYLLQVIDITDSKERERAIKAMALKDPLTDLPNRAACFEEIELAIMESSADDSNFALIFIDLDGFKEINDGLGHLMGDETLKEVAKRLKRCVRSSDLVSRIGGDEFVMIIKGLACEESAFSVVAKVASQFDRPVEVKGMSIPIGASLGIAIFPRDGRDSITLMQRADEAMYLHKASKA from the coding sequence ATGGAGAGCGTTGAAAACTTCATGTGCGATTTCTTCACCAGGCAGGAGGTCTACAGGATCTTCTTCAAGGAGTCGCTGGTGGGGGCGGTGTTCTGTTCCCCTCGGGGATTGGTGTTGGACGCCAACACCTCCATATGCGGCATGCTGGGGCACTTCAGGCACTCGGTGGTGGGCCGCCCCATAGGTGATTTCCTGCAGAGGGGCTCCAAACGGCACGTCATAGGGCCCTTGCGGCGCCTCATGGCGGGCAAGAGCAGGAACGAGCGGGTTGACTGCCGGCTCGTGAAGGCCTGCGGATCCCCCATGGAGGCCAGGGTGTTCGTCTCCAAGGTGGAGGACCGGGACGGGATGATAAGGGGCTACCTCCTGCAGGTGATAGACATAACCGACTCCAAGGAGCGGGAGCGGGCCATAAAGGCCATGGCGCTTAAGGACCCCCTCACGGACCTCCCAAACCGGGCTGCCTGCTTCGAGGAGATAGAGCTGGCCATAATGGAGTCCTCCGCCGATGACTCCAACTTCGCCCTCATATTCATAGACCTGGACGGCTTCAAGGAGATAAACGACGGCTTGGGTCACCTCATGGGGGACGAGACCCTTAAAGAGGTGGCCAAGCGGCTTAAAAGGTGCGTGAGATCCTCGGACCTGGTGTCCCGCATCGGGGGAGACGAGTTCGTCATGATAATAAAGGGCCTTGCCTGCGAGGAGTCCGCCTTCTCCGTGGTGGCCAAGGTGGCCTCCCAGTTCGACAGGCCCGTGGAGGTGAAGGGCATGTCCATCCCCATCGGCGCAAGCCTCGGGATAGCCATCTTCCCAAGGGACGGCAGGGACTCCATAACCCTCATGCAGCGGGCCGACGAGGCCATGTACCTCCACAAGGCCTCGAAGGCCTGA
- a CDS encoding glycosyltransferase gives MARNRIAVLYATVGTGHKTAAVALSDWIRTQYPECQVVCLDVLSFGSPFVKAFIANSYLEMVKRAPRLWGYFYDSMDDPKARDGVLNSINELTARINLRRLIKRLRAFNPDAIVFTHFFGAGPIAEEFLGKVPVYYLNTDFLSHVFHRNPLFRGWFVASREAVLQYNCDGIFDRVWFTGIPVARSFVSPRPREEALRELGLEDRTTVLVMSGGIGVGPLEDAVETLSKRDRWQVLVVCGNNRSRLSGMMRAFGDKPNVRVFGYVDPINPLYEAADAVVMKPGGLSSSEVLCMEKPMFLMDPIPGQEQRNSDYLLENGAAKAVFHVRAVDLKVEEVLSDHKARSSLIENCRRLKRPFAGRDVAKILMENGD, from the coding sequence ATGGCTAGGAACAGGATAGCGGTGCTGTACGCCACCGTTGGAACCGGACACAAGACCGCCGCCGTGGCCCTGTCCGATTGGATCAGGACCCAGTACCCCGAGTGCCAGGTGGTGTGTCTTGACGTGCTGTCCTTCGGCTCCCCCTTCGTAAAGGCCTTCATCGCCAACTCGTACCTGGAGATGGTAAAGCGTGCCCCGAGGCTCTGGGGATACTTCTACGACTCCATGGACGACCCCAAGGCCCGGGACGGGGTCTTGAACTCCATAAACGAGCTCACCGCCAGGATAAACCTAAGGCGCCTCATAAAGCGCCTTAGGGCCTTCAACCCCGACGCCATAGTGTTCACCCACTTCTTCGGCGCCGGCCCCATCGCGGAGGAGTTCCTTGGCAAGGTGCCGGTCTATTACCTCAACACCGACTTCCTAAGCCACGTGTTCCATCGGAACCCCCTCTTCCGGGGCTGGTTCGTGGCCAGCAGGGAGGCGGTGCTGCAGTACAACTGCGACGGCATCTTCGACCGGGTGTGGTTCACCGGCATACCCGTGGCCCGTTCCTTCGTCTCACCAAGGCCCAGGGAGGAGGCCTTGAGGGAGCTGGGCCTTGAGGACAGGACCACCGTGCTGGTGATGAGCGGCGGCATCGGCGTGGGGCCCCTGGAGGATGCGGTTGAAACCCTGTCCAAGCGGGACCGCTGGCAGGTGCTGGTGGTGTGCGGAAACAACCGTTCCCGCTTGAGCGGCATGATGAGGGCCTTCGGGGACAAGCCCAACGTGCGGGTCTTCGGCTACGTGGACCCCATAAACCCCCTCTACGAGGCGGCGGACGCGGTGGTCATGAAACCCGGTGGGCTCAGCTCCTCGGAGGTGCTGTGCATGGAGAAGCCCATGTTCCTCATGGACCCCATACCGGGGCAGGAACAGCGGAACAGCGACTACCTGCTGGAGAACGGCGCCGCCAAGGCCGTGTTCCACGTCCGGGCGGTGGACCTAAAGGTGGAGGAGGTACTGTCCGATCACAAAGCCAGGTCCTCGCTCATCGAAAATTGCCGGCGCCTCAAACGCCCCTTCGCCGGGAGGGACGTGGCTAAGATATTGATGGAGAATGGGGATTAA